CGAGAGGCGTGGAGCGCCCGTTACTGCCTTCACAAGAATTGACGACAAGCCTATAAGGATTAAGACCCAGATTTACGAGCCGGACATAGTGGTCGTCCTCGACCCGAGCCTTCTCGACACCGTTGACGTTACCGCCGGCCTTAAGGACGGAGGAATCGTCATAGTCAACACCGAGAAGAGCAAAGAGGAAGTCCTTGAGAAGCTTAAGAAGAAGCCTGCCAAGCTGGCTCTCGTTGATGCTACAACCATAGCCCTCGACATACTCGGCCTTCCGATTACCAACACCGCTATTCTCGGTGCCGTTGCCAAGGCCACCGGTATCGTTGACCTCA
The window above is part of the Thermococcus sp. genome. Proteins encoded here:
- a CDS encoding pyruvate/ketoisovalerate ferredoxin oxidoreductase subunit gamma — protein: MIEIRFHGRGGQGAVTAANILASAAFKQGKYVQAFPFFGVERRGAPVTAFTRIDDKPIRIKTQIYEPDIVVVLDPSLLDTVDVTAGLKDGGIVIVNTEKSKEEVLEKLKKKPAKLALVDATTIALDILGLPITNTAILGAVAKATGIVDLKYVQEAIKETFSGTLGEKNAKAAEEAFNKTVVYEL